The Citrifermentans bemidjiense Bem genome window below encodes:
- the infB gene encoding translation initiation factor IF-2, with translation MSKTRVYELAQQMGIDNKELMARLADAGVSVKNHMAVLEDSDIKALSAPAQTPHKEVSQEEVRVKPTLIRRRAKAVEPEAASAEAASAPAAQEEAPQKAEPEKVEAEKAEAPKPRQAAEPVRARIIEAAPVPKPAAAPAEAAKPEKAKPAEPAPVAAAPKAAEAPAAPAAEAAPAAPAPAEAPVAKPAAKLEASAPAAPAAPAAAAPVEAQAPAKAEEQEPEKATPTRARILGRVEIPIPAQRPAERREYQRTAPGERPAPRPGMPRGVERPGTERPAPRPGGPRPAGAPGRPGERPTTGRPGGPTGGRPDRPAPLAPIDAPPLLGDDRRKGRKPAPAGGTDYAKNGKKGAPAAAGKGKKDSFKDILDKRERVFEPGPRSKGRKGKYEKVQIGKKTEITVPKAIKRIIKISESITVGELAKRMGIKATDLIRALMKLGVMATINHPLDFDTATLLATDFGYEIENVALDVDEILEAEPDTPESLLKRPPVVTIMGHVDHGKTSLLDAIREANVIAGEAGGITQHIGAYDVELNGKKITFLDTPGHEAFTAMRARGAKVTDIVILVVAADDGVMPQTREAVNHSKAAGVPIIVAINKIDKPDASPGKVKQELMEFGLVSEEWGGETIFVEVSAKKRINLESLLEMVLLQADVLELRANPDKPARGTIVEAKLDKGRGPVATVLVQEGTLKSGDYFVAGVHYGRVRAMQNDRGEKVLAAGPAMPVEVIGFNGVPDAGDIFVAMGDEKQAKEIANHRQMKLRESELAKHSKLSLEQLYEKIQKGEVKDLNAIVKGDVQGSVEAVAESLRKLSTDAIRLNVLHASVGAITETDVNLASASNAIILGFNVRPEVKAAALAEKEGVDVRLYNIIYDAVDDIKKAMEGLLEPTFKEKYLGRAEIREVFSVPKAGMVAGSYVTDGKIVRNAQVRLLRDNMVVYEGKLGSLRRFKDDVKEVATGYECGMSLENYNDLKIGDIFECFEMEKVAGKL, from the coding sequence ATGAGCAAAACCCGCGTATATGAGCTGGCGCAGCAGATGGGGATAGACAATAAAGAGCTTATGGCAAGGCTGGCCGACGCTGGTGTGTCGGTAAAGAACCATATGGCGGTCCTTGAGGATTCGGATATCAAGGCGCTGTCCGCCCCTGCGCAGACACCCCACAAAGAAGTCTCCCAGGAGGAAGTTCGGGTCAAGCCGACCCTGATCCGCCGCCGGGCCAAGGCCGTCGAGCCTGAGGCCGCTTCCGCCGAAGCCGCATCCGCTCCCGCGGCTCAGGAAGAGGCCCCGCAAAAGGCCGAGCCCGAGAAGGTCGAGGCCGAGAAGGCTGAGGCCCCCAAGCCGCGCCAGGCAGCGGAACCGGTCCGCGCCCGCATCATAGAGGCTGCGCCCGTGCCTAAGCCCGCAGCGGCACCTGCCGAGGCAGCGAAGCCCGAGAAGGCAAAACCGGCCGAGCCGGCACCCGTTGCCGCCGCTCCCAAGGCTGCGGAAGCTCCGGCGGCACCCGCCGCGGAAGCCGCCCCCGCGGCCCCGGCACCGGCAGAAGCCCCGGTAGCGAAGCCGGCAGCGAAGCTGGAAGCGTCCGCCCCGGCAGCACCCGCGGCGCCGGCAGCGGCCGCCCCCGTCGAGGCCCAGGCCCCCGCCAAGGCCGAAGAGCAGGAGCCCGAAAAGGCGACCCCCACCAGGGCAAGGATCCTGGGCCGGGTCGAGATCCCGATTCCCGCGCAGCGCCCCGCCGAGCGCCGCGAATACCAGCGCACCGCCCCGGGCGAACGCCCCGCGCCGCGTCCCGGCATGCCGCGCGGCGTCGAGCGCCCCGGCACCGAGCGCCCCGCGCCCCGTCCGGGTGGGCCGCGTCCCGCAGGCGCCCCTGGCCGTCCCGGCGAACGTCCGACCACCGGCCGCCCCGGCGGACCCACCGGCGGGCGTCCTGATCGTCCCGCACCGCTTGCTCCGATAGATGCGCCGCCGCTTCTGGGCGACGACCGCCGCAAAGGGAGAAAGCCGGCCCCTGCCGGCGGCACCGACTACGCCAAAAACGGCAAGAAGGGCGCACCCGCCGCAGCAGGGAAGGGGAAGAAGGATAGCTTCAAGGACATCCTCGACAAGCGCGAGCGCGTCTTCGAGCCGGGTCCCCGTTCCAAGGGCAGAAAAGGTAAATACGAGAAGGTCCAGATCGGCAAGAAGACCGAGATCACGGTTCCGAAGGCTATCAAGAGGATCATCAAGATCTCCGAGTCCATCACCGTGGGCGAACTCGCCAAGAGGATGGGGATCAAGGCCACCGACCTGATCCGCGCGCTGATGAAGCTGGGGGTCATGGCCACCATCAACCACCCGCTCGACTTCGACACCGCTACTCTTCTCGCCACCGACTTCGGCTACGAGATCGAGAACGTGGCGCTCGACGTGGACGAGATCCTGGAGGCGGAGCCGGATACGCCGGAGTCCCTGCTGAAGCGTCCGCCGGTCGTCACCATCATGGGTCACGTCGACCACGGCAAGACCTCGCTTCTGGATGCCATCCGCGAAGCTAACGTCATAGCCGGCGAGGCCGGCGGCATCACCCAGCATATCGGCGCCTACGACGTGGAGCTGAACGGCAAGAAGATCACCTTCCTAGATACCCCGGGCCACGAGGCGTTCACCGCTATGCGCGCCAGGGGGGCCAAGGTCACCGACATCGTCATCCTGGTGGTGGCGGCGGACGACGGCGTCATGCCGCAGACCCGCGAGGCGGTGAACCACTCTAAGGCTGCCGGCGTTCCCATCATCGTGGCGATCAACAAGATCGACAAGCCCGATGCGAGCCCCGGCAAGGTGAAGCAGGAACTGATGGAGTTCGGCCTGGTTTCCGAGGAGTGGGGTGGCGAGACCATCTTCGTCGAGGTCTCCGCCAAGAAGCGGATCAACCTGGAGTCGCTTTTGGAGATGGTCCTTTTGCAGGCGGACGTACTCGAGCTCAGGGCCAACCCGGACAAGCCCGCCCGCGGCACCATCGTAGAGGCGAAGTTGGACAAGGGGCGCGGCCCGGTCGCGACCGTCCTGGTCCAGGAAGGAACACTCAAAAGCGGCGACTATTTCGTGGCGGGCGTCCACTACGGCCGCGTCCGCGCCATGCAGAACGACCGCGGGGAGAAGGTGCTTGCCGCAGGCCCGGCCATGCCGGTCGAGGTGATCGGCTTCAACGGGGTTCCCGACGCGGGCGACATCTTCGTGGCCATGGGCGACGAGAAGCAGGCCAAGGAGATCGCAAACCACCGCCAGATGAAGCTGCGCGAGTCGGAACTCGCCAAGCACAGCAAGCTCTCCCTGGAGCAACTCTACGAGAAGATCCAGAAGGGCGAGGTGAAGGACCTGAACGCGATCGTCAAGGGGGACGTGCAGGGTTCGGTCGAGGCAGTGGCCGAGTCGCTCAGAAAGCTCTCCACCGACGCCATCCGCCTCAACGTGCTGCACGCCTCGGTCGGCGCCATCACCGAGACCGATGTCAACCTGGCCAGCGCCTCCAACGCCATCATCCTCGGCTTCAACGTCCGTCCCGAGGTCAAGGCGGCGGCGCTCGCCGAGAAGGAAGGGGTCGACGTCAGGCTCTACAACATCATCTACGACGCGGTGGACGACATCAAGAAGGCGATGGAAGGTCTCCTGGAGCCGACCTTCAAGGAGAAGTACCTGGGTCGCGCCGAGATCCGCGAGGTATTCTCGGTACCAAAGGCCGGCATGGTCGCAGGTTCCTACGTCACCGACGGCAAGATCGTCAGAAACGCCCAGGTCCGCCTTTTGCGCGACAACATGGTGGTCTACGAAGGGAAGCTGGGAAGCCTGCGCCGCTTCAAGGACGACGTGAAGGAAGTGGCCACCGGCTACGAGTGCGGCATGTCGCTTGAGAACTACAACGACCTCAAAATCGGCGACATCTTCGAGTGCTTCGAGATGGAGAAGGTAGCCGGCAAACTGTAG
- a CDS encoding IS481-like element ISGebe1 family transposase produces MPWRPVDTMTLRFEFVHLALQEGSNIAFLCKRFNISRPTGYKWISRFLETGVEGLIDLSRKPLTCPHKTVTATEDAILKLREEHQAWGARKLRKRLEKLGHQGVPVPSTITAILRRNGCIDPAESDKHTAFQRFEHPYPNDLWQMDFKGSIPMKHHGRCHPLTVLDDHSRFSVVLVACANERTETVKAALIEAFRQYGLPYRMTMDNGSPWGNDQYNDLTPLTVWLIRNEIRVSHSRPYHPQTQGKDERFHRTLVAEAIAGRVFEDLADCQLRFDTFRHCYNLERPHESLGMETPMTRYKPSRRTYSEILPEIQYAPDDEIRKVQAEGKVSFKGRCVRLAKALRGQPVAFRPTIRDGEYGVYFCSQKIAEVDLKEQKV; encoded by the coding sequence ATGCCTTGGCGACCGGTGGATACTATGACCCTGAGATTCGAGTTCGTTCATTTGGCGTTGCAGGAAGGCAGCAACATAGCCTTCCTTTGCAAACGCTTTAACATCAGCCGTCCGACCGGCTACAAATGGATTAGCAGGTTCCTTGAAACCGGCGTCGAAGGCCTAATTGACTTATCTCGCAAGCCACTGACCTGTCCACATAAGACGGTCACTGCGACCGAAGATGCTATTCTCAAGCTTCGCGAAGAACATCAGGCTTGGGGAGCACGTAAGCTACGTAAGCGTCTTGAAAAACTTGGGCATCAGGGGGTGCCTGTACCTTCGACCATAACAGCAATCTTGCGCCGCAACGGCTGCATTGATCCAGCTGAGTCAGATAAACATACTGCTTTCCAACGGTTCGAGCACCCATACCCAAACGACCTATGGCAGATGGATTTCAAGGGCAGTATTCCGATGAAGCATCATGGTCGCTGTCATCCGTTGACTGTTCTGGATGACCATTCCCGGTTTAGTGTGGTGCTTGTAGCCTGTGCCAATGAGCGAACAGAAACGGTTAAAGCTGCTTTGATTGAGGCATTCAGGCAATATGGATTGCCATATCGAATGACCATGGACAATGGCAGCCCATGGGGTAACGATCAATACAACGACCTTACGCCATTAACGGTCTGGCTTATCAGAAACGAGATACGGGTCAGCCACTCTCGCCCCTATCATCCTCAAACACAGGGTAAGGACGAGCGGTTTCACAGAACTCTGGTTGCAGAAGCAATCGCTGGAAGAGTCTTCGAAGACCTAGCTGACTGCCAGCTTAGATTCGACACCTTCAGGCATTGCTACAACTTGGAGCGCCCACACGAATCACTAGGTATGGAAACTCCGATGACGCGTTATAAGCCTAGCCGGCGGACTTACTCAGAAATACTGCCCGAGATTCAGTACGCCCCAGACGACGAGATCCGAAAGGTCCAGGCCGAGGGTAAGGTGTCATTCAAAGGCCGATGTGTGCGCCTCGCGAAGGCGCTCAGGGGGCAGCCGGTGGCATTTCGGCCAACCATACGCGATGGCGAATATGGCGTTTATTTCTGCAGCCAGAAAATCGCAGAAGTCGATCTCAAAGAACAAAAAGTGTAA
- a CDS encoding ribosome-binding factor A, with amino-acid sequence MVKRSDKVGEQIHKIISELLIKGLKDPRIGFLTITGVKMTPDLRQATVYFTVHGSDEDKKNSEAGLNSAKGYIRKEIGQALKMRFVPEVLFKYDTSLDYGQHIESILKEIGATDDGEQS; translated from the coding sequence ATGGTAAAGCGTTCAGACAAGGTCGGAGAGCAGATCCACAAGATTATCTCCGAACTCCTCATCAAGGGGCTCAAGGACCCGCGCATCGGGTTTCTCACCATCACCGGCGTCAAGATGACCCCGGACCTCAGGCAGGCGACGGTGTACTTCACCGTGCATGGCAGCGACGAGGACAAAAAGAACAGCGAGGCAGGGCTCAACTCCGCCAAGGGTTACATCCGCAAGGAGATCGGGCAGGCGCTCAAGATGCGCTTTGTCCCCGAGGTCCTGTTCAAGTACGACACATCCCTGGATTACGGCCAGCATATCGAATCGATTCTGAAGGAGATAGGGGCAACGGATGACGGCGAGCAAAGCTGA
- a CDS encoding DHH family phosphoesterase — protein sequence MTASKAEITRILAEIDNGSSFLITSHESPDPDAVGSSLALANYLSGRGKDVTVYLSDPVPDNCSFLPMADQVYAEMPERDFDVCFVLDVGEFRRAGKAVTGNKRIGRLINIDHHLGCENFGVCNLIDPKASATAALIHRIIKAAGDEVDYPAALCIYTAILSDTGSFHYSNSDPEAFAIAGEMIDKGVNAWDVNENLYESEPLQRIALLALALSDLTVSPSGEYASVTVTLDMYEKTGANAQDTDRFINYPRSIRGVQVALFFRQIEEGLFKVGFRSKGKMDVSAVSASFGGGGHHNAAGCTVKGTLAEVKALVFDRLEQMR from the coding sequence ATGACGGCGAGCAAAGCTGAGATAACCCGGATACTGGCGGAGATCGACAACGGCTCCAGCTTCCTGATCACCAGCCACGAGAGCCCCGACCCGGACGCGGTCGGCTCGTCGCTTGCCCTTGCCAACTACCTCTCCGGGCGCGGCAAGGACGTCACCGTGTACCTGAGCGATCCGGTCCCGGACAACTGCTCCTTCCTCCCCATGGCGGATCAGGTCTATGCGGAAATGCCGGAGCGCGACTTCGACGTCTGCTTCGTCCTCGACGTGGGGGAGTTCCGCAGGGCCGGTAAGGCGGTCACCGGCAACAAGAGGATCGGCCGCCTCATCAACATCGACCACCACTTGGGGTGCGAGAACTTCGGCGTCTGCAACCTGATCGATCCCAAGGCGAGCGCCACCGCGGCGCTCATCCACCGGATCATCAAGGCGGCCGGCGACGAGGTCGATTATCCCGCCGCCCTTTGCATCTACACCGCCATCCTTTCCGACACCGGGAGCTTCCACTACTCGAACTCCGACCCCGAGGCGTTCGCCATCGCCGGCGAGATGATCGACAAGGGGGTCAACGCTTGGGATGTGAACGAGAACCTCTACGAGAGCGAGCCGCTGCAGCGTATCGCGCTCCTCGCTCTGGCGCTTTCCGATCTCACCGTCTCCCCTTCCGGGGAATACGCCTCGGTCACCGTCACTCTCGACATGTACGAGAAGACCGGCGCCAACGCCCAGGACACCGACCGTTTCATCAACTACCCCCGCTCCATCAGGGGAGTGCAGGTGGCGCTCTTCTTCCGCCAGATCGAGGAAGGCCTATTCAAGGTCGGCTTCAGGTCCAAGGGGAAGATGGACGTCTCCGCCGTGTCCGCCTCTTTTGGCGGGGGCGGGCATCATAACGCCGCCGGCTGCACGGTCAAGGGGACTTTGGCCGAGGTGAAGGCCCTGGTCTTCGACCGACTGGAGCAGATGCGCTGA
- the truB gene encoding tRNA pseudouridine(55) synthase TruB gives MNGFFVIDKPAGVTSHDIVSKVRRAINQKKVGHTGTLDPFATGVLPVAVGEGTKAIQFLDESEKEYRAVMRLGIATDTQDLTGQVLAERDWSQLEAADLERLVPQFLGLQKQMPPMFSAIKQGGVPLYKLARKGIEVEREAREVEIHSLSFDWIRLPEACFTVTCSRGTYVRTLACDIGEALGCGAHLLELRRTRSGLFREKDAISIEALAAAANQQDLILPLDRALDHLRRLELSEAGGRKVQNGVVPLAADFTEATGEFQQGEQVRLYQGERFAAVAEYDMLKGLRLARVFN, from the coding sequence CTGAACGGCTTTTTTGTGATCGACAAGCCGGCCGGTGTCACCTCGCATGACATCGTGTCCAAGGTGCGTCGCGCCATCAACCAGAAAAAAGTGGGGCATACGGGAACGCTCGACCCCTTCGCCACAGGCGTGCTGCCCGTTGCCGTGGGCGAAGGGACCAAGGCGATCCAGTTCCTGGACGAGTCGGAGAAGGAGTACCGCGCCGTAATGAGGCTCGGTATCGCCACCGACACCCAGGATCTCACCGGCCAGGTGCTGGCGGAGCGCGACTGGTCGCAGTTGGAAGCAGCCGACCTGGAGCGGCTGGTGCCGCAGTTTCTGGGTCTCCAAAAGCAGATGCCTCCCATGTTTTCGGCCATCAAGCAGGGGGGCGTTCCGCTCTACAAGCTGGCCAGAAAGGGGATCGAGGTGGAGCGCGAGGCGCGCGAGGTGGAAATCCACTCGCTTAGCTTTGACTGGATCCGCCTACCCGAGGCGTGCTTCACCGTTACCTGCTCGCGCGGCACCTACGTGAGGACCCTTGCCTGCGACATCGGCGAGGCTCTTGGGTGCGGGGCGCACCTGTTGGAGCTGCGGCGCACAAGGAGCGGGCTTTTCCGCGAAAAAGACGCCATCAGCATAGAGGCGCTGGCTGCGGCCGCGAACCAGCAGGACCTGATCCTCCCGCTGGACCGGGCGCTCGACCACCTGCGCAGGCTGGAGCTGTCCGAGGCGGGGGGGAGGAAGGTGCAAAACGGCGTGGTGCCGCTAGCTGCCGATTTCACCGAGGCGACTGGAGAGTTTCAGCAGGGCGAACAGGTGCGACTCTATCAGGGGGAGCGCTTCGCTGCAGTAGCCGAGTACGACATGCTCAAAGGGCTGCGATTGGCGCGTGTATTCAACTAG
- the rpsO gene encoding 30S ribosomal protein S15 codes for MLVTEKKQEIVNAHKLHDSDTGSPEVQIALLSERITYLTEHFKTHKKDHHSRRGLLKIVGQRRGLLDYLKKKDVERYKSIIAKLGIRR; via the coding sequence ATGCTGGTAACTGAAAAGAAACAGGAAATCGTCAATGCTCACAAGTTGCATGACTCTGATACAGGCTCTCCCGAAGTGCAGATCGCGCTTCTCTCTGAGCGTATCACCTATCTGACTGAGCACTTCAAGACCCACAAAAAAGACCATCACAGCCGTCGCGGTCTGCTGAAGATAGTCGGTCAGCGTAGGGGTCTTCTCGACTACCTGAAAAAGAAAGATGTGGAGAGATACAAGTCCATCATCGCGAAACTCGGTATCAGAAGGTAA
- the pnp gene encoding polyribonucleotide nucleotidyltransferase: MVHTVQAECCGKTITIETGKIAKQASGAVMIKSGDTMVLVTAVAMKSAKEGQGFFPLTVNYQEKAYAGGRIPGSFFKREGRPSDNETLTCRLIDRPIRPLFPENFLNDTQIMATVVSADKDNDPGILSMIGASAALMVSDVPFAGPIAGVKVGRVDGQFIANPTAEQEEKSDLEIVIAASQDAILMVEGSACEVSEDDLLEAIFFGHKAVQPVLAAQLELAKKVGTSKREIPAPVVNEALKARVSALAKEGMKQAVRIKTKVERHLAIDAIADETVAALSAEFEGSEKEIKGFIEDLEYDLVREHIIKDGQRIDGRDTKTIRAISTEVSLLPRAHGSALFTRGETQSIVAATLGTSVDEQRIDSLYGDSRKKFMLHYNFPPYSVGETSFRLAPGRREIGHGMLAERALQQVLPKHDDFPYTIRIVSDITESNGSSSMATVCGGSLSMMDAGIPIKAPVAGIAMGLIKEGDDFAILSDILGDEDHLGDMDFKVAGTAEGVTALQMDIKIGGVTREIMSAALAQAKAGRIHILGEMAKTIGASRGDLSAFAPRITTIWVKVDKIRDVIGSGGKNIRSVTEATGVSIDIDDTGKINIASTNKEACDLAIKMIRNLTAEAEEGKLYMGTVKKIMEFGAFVEIFPGTDGLVHVSELDTERVKNVSDILKEGDKVLVKCIGIDKQGKIKLSRKEALGLTFTE, encoded by the coding sequence ATGGTACACACCGTACAGGCAGAATGCTGTGGCAAGACAATCACCATCGAAACGGGAAAGATCGCGAAGCAGGCCAGCGGCGCAGTCATGATCAAAAGCGGCGACACCATGGTGCTCGTCACCGCCGTCGCCATGAAGAGCGCCAAGGAAGGGCAGGGGTTCTTCCCGCTCACCGTCAACTACCAGGAGAAGGCGTACGCGGGCGGCCGCATCCCCGGGTCCTTCTTCAAGCGCGAGGGGCGTCCCTCCGACAACGAGACCCTGACCTGCCGTCTCATCGACCGCCCGATCCGTCCGCTGTTCCCGGAGAACTTCCTTAACGACACCCAGATCATGGCGACCGTGGTTTCGGCCGACAAGGACAACGACCCCGGCATCCTCTCCATGATCGGCGCCTCCGCGGCCCTGATGGTTTCCGACGTCCCCTTCGCAGGCCCCATCGCCGGCGTCAAGGTCGGCCGCGTCGACGGCCAGTTCATCGCCAACCCGACTGCGGAGCAGGAAGAAAAGAGCGACCTCGAGATCGTGATCGCCGCCAGCCAGGACGCAATCCTGATGGTGGAAGGTTCCGCCTGCGAGGTTTCCGAGGACGACCTGCTGGAAGCCATTTTCTTCGGCCACAAAGCGGTGCAGCCGGTCCTCGCCGCCCAGCTCGAGCTCGCCAAGAAAGTCGGCACCTCGAAGCGCGAAATCCCGGCGCCGGTGGTGAACGAGGCGCTGAAGGCGCGCGTATCCGCTCTCGCCAAAGAGGGGATGAAGCAGGCGGTCCGCATCAAGACCAAGGTGGAGCGCCACCTGGCCATCGACGCCATCGCGGACGAGACCGTCGCGGCACTTTCGGCCGAGTTCGAAGGCTCCGAGAAAGAAATCAAAGGTTTCATCGAAGACCTCGAGTACGACCTCGTGCGTGAGCACATCATCAAGGACGGCCAGAGGATCGACGGGCGCGATACCAAGACCATCCGCGCCATCTCCACCGAAGTAAGCCTGCTCCCCCGCGCCCACGGCTCCGCCCTGTTCACCCGCGGCGAGACCCAGTCCATCGTGGCGGCGACGCTCGGCACCTCGGTCGACGAGCAGCGCATCGACTCGCTCTACGGCGACTCCAGGAAGAAGTTCATGCTGCACTACAACTTCCCTCCGTACTCCGTCGGCGAGACCAGCTTCCGCCTTGCCCCGGGGCGCCGCGAGATCGGCCACGGCATGCTCGCCGAGCGCGCCCTGCAGCAGGTGCTCCCGAAGCATGACGACTTCCCCTACACCATCAGGATCGTTTCCGACATCACCGAGAGCAACGGCTCCTCTTCGATGGCGACCGTCTGCGGCGGCTCGCTGTCCATGATGGACGCAGGCATCCCGATCAAGGCGCCGGTTGCCGGCATCGCCATGGGCCTCATCAAGGAAGGCGACGATTTCGCCATCCTCTCCGACATCCTCGGCGACGAAGACCACCTGGGCGACATGGACTTCAAAGTGGCCGGTACCGCCGAAGGCGTCACCGCGCTGCAGATGGACATCAAGATCGGCGGCGTCACCCGCGAGATCATGAGCGCGGCGCTGGCTCAGGCCAAGGCAGGCAGGATCCACATCCTGGGCGAGATGGCCAAGACCATCGGGGCATCGCGCGGCGACCTCTCCGCCTTCGCGCCTCGCATCACCACCATCTGGGTCAAAGTCGACAAGATCCGCGACGTCATCGGGAGCGGCGGCAAGAACATCAGGAGCGTCACCGAGGCGACCGGCGTCTCCATCGACATCGACGACACCGGCAAGATCAACATCGCTTCCACCAACAAGGAAGCCTGCGACCTCGCCATCAAGATGATCAGGAACCTCACCGCCGAGGCCGAGGAAGGGAAGCTCTACATGGGCACCGTCAAAAAGATCATGGAGTTCGGCGCCTTCGTGGAGATCTTCCCGGGAACCGACGGCCTGGTCCACGTCTCCGAGCTCGACACCGAGCGCGTCAAGAACGTGAGCGACATCCTCAAAGAGGGCGACAAGGTCCTGGTCAAGTGCATCGGCATCGACAAGCAGGGCAAGATCAAGCTGTCCCGTAAAGAGGCTCTGGGACTGACTTTCACCGAATAA
- a CDS encoding M16 family metallopeptidase, producing the protein MIKKTILNNGIRVITERIPYASSVSIGIWVANGSRHERRESNGVAHFIEHLLFKGTERRSSLDIAREIDSVGGVLNAFTSREYVCYYAKVLDKFLPKAVDLLTDIFLHSTFDPEEIEKERRVVLQEINMMEDTPDDLIHDLFHQHFWKGHPLGMSILGDAESVTGLTRDAIIAYKEQMYRSDDVIVTAAGNLTHDKLTALLEEYLHCVPSGNGRTESAPPVYERRIELVEKDLEQIHVCLGLKGVQQSHPQRYDAFIMNAILGGSMSSRLFQEVREKSGLAYSVYSYIASHADAGSLVVYAGASPENQAELLEIMLREIGRFKREPVPAEQLDGAREQLKGNLLLSLESSDNRMSRLAKNEIYFGTPLPLSEIMEGFDRVTAESIQTLAVDILDNSALTLVMLGRIGTPSFKASDINV; encoded by the coding sequence ATGATTAAAAAGACCATTCTAAATAACGGGATACGTGTCATCACCGAGCGTATCCCGTATGCCAGCTCGGTATCGATCGGTATCTGGGTTGCCAACGGCTCCCGCCATGAACGGCGGGAGTCCAACGGCGTCGCCCATTTCATCGAGCACCTTCTCTTTAAGGGGACCGAACGGCGCTCCTCCCTCGACATCGCCCGCGAAATCGATTCGGTGGGGGGCGTACTGAACGCCTTCACCAGCCGCGAGTACGTCTGCTACTACGCCAAAGTCCTGGACAAGTTCCTCCCCAAGGCCGTCGACCTTCTCACCGACATCTTCCTCCATTCAACCTTCGACCCCGAAGAGATCGAAAAGGAGCGCCGCGTGGTGCTCCAAGAGATCAACATGATGGAAGACACCCCCGACGACCTGATCCACGACCTGTTTCACCAGCATTTCTGGAAGGGGCACCCCTTGGGGATGTCCATCCTGGGCGACGCCGAAAGCGTCACCGGCCTCACCCGAGACGCTATCATCGCCTACAAAGAGCAGATGTACCGCTCCGACGACGTCATCGTGACCGCCGCCGGCAACCTTACCCACGATAAGCTGACCGCTCTCCTGGAGGAGTACCTCCACTGTGTCCCCTCCGGCAACGGCAGGACTGAATCGGCGCCTCCGGTATACGAGCGGAGGATCGAGCTGGTCGAGAAGGACCTGGAGCAGATCCACGTCTGCCTCGGCCTCAAAGGGGTTCAGCAAAGCCACCCTCAGCGCTACGACGCTTTCATAATGAACGCCATCCTGGGCGGGTCGATGAGTTCCCGGCTTTTCCAGGAAGTGCGCGAGAAAAGCGGTCTTGCCTACTCCGTCTATTCCTACATCGCCTCCCACGCCGACGCCGGTTCGCTGGTGGTCTACGCCGGCGCGAGCCCCGAAAACCAGGCTGAACTCCTCGAGATCATGCTGCGCGAGATCGGGCGCTTTAAAAGAGAACCGGTCCCGGCCGAGCAGCTGGACGGTGCCCGCGAGCAGCTCAAGGGAAACCTTCTTCTCTCCCTGGAATCCAGCGACAACCGCATGTCGCGTCTTGCCAAGAACGAGATCTATTTCGGCACACCCCTGCCGCTCTCCGAGATCATGGAGGGGTTCGACCGGGTCACCGCCGAGAGCATCCAGACCCTCGCCGTAGATATCCTCGACAATTCCGCGCTGACCCTGGTCATGCTGGGGCGGATCGGTACGCCTTCTTTCAAAGCTTCGGACATAAACGTCTGA
- the dut gene encoding dUTP diphosphatase: protein MGSLPVRIKRLRATPLPAYMTEHAAGVDLCASLSADFVLAPGERALVPTGLAIELPPGFEAQVRPRSGLALRHGIALVNSPGTIDADYRGEIGVILINLGSEPFTVSDGERIAQMVFARCERAEFIEVDELGDTARGAGGFGHTGR, encoded by the coding sequence ATGGGTAGCCTGCCTGTCCGGATAAAGAGGTTGAGAGCAACCCCGCTGCCGGCCTACATGACCGAGCACGCGGCCGGCGTCGACCTCTGCGCGTCGCTCTCCGCCGATTTCGTGCTGGCGCCTGGCGAGAGGGCACTGGTACCCACCGGGCTTGCCATAGAACTCCCGCCGGGGTTCGAGGCGCAGGTGAGGCCGAGAAGCGGGCTCGCTTTACGCCACGGCATCGCGCTTGTTAACTCGCCGGGAACCATTGACGCCGACTACCGCGGCGAGATCGGGGTGATCCTGATCAACCTGGGGAGCGAGCCGTTCACGGTGAGCGACGGCGAGCGTATCGCCCAGATGGTTTTTGCCCGCTGTGAGCGTGCCGAGTTCATTGAGGTCGATGAGTTAGGCGACACCGCGCGCGGCGCCGGCGGCTTCGGGCATACGGGTAGATAG